The following nucleotide sequence is from Nitrospira sp..
GCGCGTCACTACGGGCGTCCATTGGTCGAGGCGGTGTTTCAGGAAAAGTTCTCCAAACGAACCGACCGTCGCCATTTTCTCCGCGGCGTGTTGTGGCGAGAAGGGGGGCTGTTCAAGGTGCGAACGACCGGCGATCAGGGGTCCGGTATCTTGACCTCGATGGTAAAGGCCAATTGTCTGATCGACATTCCCGTTGAAACGGAACGGGTGAATCCCGGCGATGTCGTGACGGTGCAATTGTTGAGCGGATCGGTCTGGATGGAGGAGGCGGCCCCGGCTTCCTCGATCGGCCATCGTCCCTCCTGCTGCTGAGCCGCGAAAGGAATTTGTCCCATGGCCGTCCCCATTCTGGCTTTCGTCGGACGATCGAATAGCGGAAAGACGACGCTCATCGAGCGCGTCATTCCTGAACTGGTACGAGCCGGCTACAAGGTGGCCGCAGTCAAACATGCCGGCCACGGCTTCGATCTTGATACCGAGGGCAAGGACAGTTGGCGCCATAAACAGGCCGGAGCCAGCAGCGTCGTCATCATTTCCAAGAGCAGTCTGGCGATGTTCGCCGACGTGTCCGACCATATGAACGTGGAGGACGTGCGGGAGCGCTATCTGGATGGGTCCTACGATTTGATTCTCGCCGAAGGGTGGCGGAGCGAGGGGTATCCGAAGATTGTCGTCGTGCGCGACCAAATCGGCGAAGTGCCGGTCTCTCAGGACGGCCTGCTGGCCGTCGTGTCCAACAAGCCGATCGAGATGTCCGTTCCTCTCCTGGATCCCGACGATATCGTGGGGGTGGCCGCCCTGATCATGCGGCATTTCCCCAGGCCTCTGCGGGACGATGCGTAAGGTTCCTGCCATTGTGATCGGAGCGGTCGTGGCCGGCGCAGTGGCTGTCGGGGGCGTGGCTGTTCCGCTGACCAACCATCCCAAGTTCTGCGCCAACTGCCATACCATCGCTCCGGCCTATGAAAGTTGGCGACAGTCATCCCATAAGGAGGTCGAGTGCGTGGCCTGCCATGTGCGGCCCGGTGTGGTGAACTGGCTGCATGACAAGGCGTGGCACGGCACGAGGGATGTCGCCATCTATCTGTTCGGCAAACCCACGGAGCCCCATAACCTGCAAGCGCACGTCGATTCGGACGTCTGCTTGGGTTGCCACCGAAACATTCTGCGGCTGTCGGAGGTGGCGCCGCGCGATCTGCCGCTTCCGGTGAAGGATGTCGGGCTCATCATGAGTCATCGCAAACATATGGAGGCCTTCAATACGCGCGGGCAGGGCGAGGGTTGTACGACCTGTCATGCGGCGGTCGTCCATGAGCGACCGATCAAGGGATACCCCATCGTGATTCCGCGCGGGCATGTCGCCGCCGACAGCAAGCCATGGAAGCCTGAACATCCCGAAGGCTCCGTGTTACATAAGCGCGCCATGGCGGATTGCTTTCGTTGCCACGACAACCGAACCGAATATGACGGCAAGGTGTTGAGCCGAAAATGCGAAACTTGCCACCTGCCCGAGAAGCTCACTGAGTTCTTGTCGTTTTGATCCAGGGGAACCGGCAGTCCATGACGTCGTCGGTGGTCGAGGTGCGCAATCTGACCAAGCGGTTCGGCGGGTTTACCGCGGTGGACGGGATTTCCTTCGACATCCGGCGTGGAGAAATCCTCGGCCTGCTGGGGCCGAACGGCGCCGGAAAAACGACGACGTTTCAGATGATGCTCGGTCTGGTCACGCCTACGTCCGGGTCCATTCACATGTTCGGGATGGATCTCCGAACGCACCGGGAGGCGATTCTGCAGCAGGTCAATTTTTCATCGACCTATATTTCGCTGCCCTATTCGCTGACGGTGGAGGAGAATCTCGCCGTCGTCGGACGGCTCTACGGGCTGTCCGACATTCCTGGACGCATCGACGCCATGGTGAAGAAACTGGAGATGCAGGAGTGGCGGCATGTGTTGACGCGCAAGTTGTCGTCCGGTCAAATGACCCGGCTCACCTTGGCCAAGGCATTCCTCACGGAGCCCAAGGTTCTGTTTTTGGATGAGCCGACCGCCAGTCTGGATCCGGACATTGCGCACAAGATTCGCGCGCTCCTCTTGGAGGAGCGGCAGGCCAGTGGGCTCAGCATCCTCTATACGTCGCACAATATGCGCGAGATGGAGGCGATGTCGGACCGCATCATCTTCTTGCAGCGAGGGAAAATCGTCGCAGAGGGAACGGCCCAGGGGATCGCGGCTCGGTTCGGGCAGGCGGACCTTGAGGAGGTGTTCCTCAAGTTGGCGCGCGAGCAATGATCTTCGATGGACGGGGTTGTCTGGAAAGGATGTCGTGACGCACATGGTTGACGGCGGGATATCGTTTGGCGCCGGGCTGCTCATCGGTGGATTCGGACTCATGCTGGCTTGGGGGCTTCTGTGGCTGGTGGTCGGCAGTATCGGGTTGGCGCGACAGACCTGTGGGTGGCCGATCGTGCTCAGCAGCATCAGCAGCAGCGCCATCGCGTTGGGCTCGATGTCGGGGCTTGTCTGGTGGATGGAGCCGGCGCGGACTGGGTCGCTGGCCTTCCAGGCAGGTCTTGGGGCAATCCCGGTGCTGTTGGTAGGAGCGGCGTTCGGCCGTCTCGCCGACGGGCGGCGGATCGGCCCGGCCTTTGTCGAGGGCAGCCGTATGATGCTGCACCAGTTACTCGGACTTCACCAGGGCGGCTGCGGCAACTGTCATCAGCAGCAGCCTTCCTGCCAGGATATGCCCTGCCAGCCCAAGCCGTAGCTCCCATGGCCTATCATCGCATCGCCGCTCTGGTCGTTCGTCATCTGTACCTCTATCGCCGCAGTCTACCGCGCATGATGGAGATCGTGTATTGGCCCTTTCTGGATCTGGTGATCTGGGGGTTCATCACGATGTACCTGGCGAGGTTCCAAGGACAGATGCCGGCGGTGGTGACGTTCCTCCTCGGGGCGCTCATTCTCTGGGACGTGCTGTTTCGCTCTCAGCAGGGCATTACGATTTCCTTTTTGGAGGAAATCTGGGCCCGCAACCTCATGAATCTGTTTGCCAGCCCCCTCACGCCGAGCGAATTTCTCGCCGCCACGATGGTGATGAGCCTGTTCAAGGTGACGGCGGTCTCGATCGTCATGTCGGGGTGCGCCTGGCTTTTCTACGGATACAACGTCTTCATCGTCGGCCTCTGGCTGATCCCCTTCGTGATGAACCTGGTCTTGACCGGTTGGATCATCGGCGTGTTCACCACCTCATTGATCATGCGCTTCGGGCAGGAAGCGGAAGTCCTCGCCTGGAGCATGGTGTTTCTCTTCCAGCCGATCTCCTGCGTCTTTTATCCCATGGAGGTGTTGCCGGCGTGGTTGCGGCTGGTGGCCCAGGTCAATCCGGCCGCCCATGTGTTCGAGGGCATGCGAGCGCTGCTGGCGACGCAGGCGGCCCCGCTGGCCAGCCTCGGCTGGGCGTCGGGCCTGAATCTCTGTTATCTCGGCGCGGTGATCTTCTGGTTTCACTACACTTTCCAGGTGTGCAAGGAGCGTGGCGCGTTGGTGCGCGTCGGAGAATAGGGCGGGGCGCTAGGCGACGTGCGGCGGATAATTGATCTCAAGGATGGTCGGAACGGAGCTTTGTTCGTCGTAGCGAAGTTCCCAGCGGCTCCAGACGGCCATGCGTGACCCGTCACGGCGGATGTGGATGAGTTCCCCTTCCCAACGACCGGTGTTCTTCAGTTCCTGTTCGATGGCGGGCAGCGGTTTAGGGAAGAGGGTTTTCAGGAGACTGTGGGAGCGTTTGCCGATCGTATCGGTGGCCTCCCACCCATAGAGGCGCTCGGCCCCTTTATTCCAAAACCGAATCGTCCCGTCGGGCGTCCGCAACATGACGGCATCAAACTCCACGCTGGGCGAGGTTTTTCGTGGCGGTTCCATGCCGCGATACTTGACGATGCGCGCCGGGTTGCCCACCGCGATTGCGTTGGGCGGTACCGGTTTGGTGACGACCGAACCGGCGCCTACGATGGCGCCCTTTCCGACATGTACTCCGCTCAGCAGGATGGCGCCCGATCCCAGCCAGACGTCGTCCTCGACGACGATATTGCCTTTGGAACTGAGAGGTTGTTGCTGGATCAGGTGGTCGGATGCTGTTCCGTGGTTATGGGGGAACATTCGGCAACAGGACCCCATCATGACGTGGGCGCCGATACGGATATGCCCGACGTAGGCCGAGAGTTCGCAGTTGATGCCGATCGAGGTCGAGGCCCCCACGGTGATGCTACCCCCGAGCCCGGTCTCCAGAATAGTATGCCCATCCACATACACGCCTTCTCCCAGCGCAATCTTCCCGCCTCTGGGCGCCTGGTGGATCCGAACATGGTCTGCGATGACGATGCGTGGCGCCAATTCCAGATCGGAGTGGTTGATGGTTGCGGTCGGGGCGATATAGCCCGTCGGGTTCATGGCGGCCAATTCCTGCAGGTGGTCGGAGGTGGTTCGATTCCCGCTCGGCAACAATGCCAGGTGGGTCGCGAGTCGCCCGAATGGAGACCGACCGCCAAACCGCAGCCAAAAACGAGCCCACGCGCGGGCGACGTGCCTCCACAACCGATCACGCACGAGGGTTCGAATGCCGGTCACGCCGTTGTCCTGCCAGGCCTCCCGTAGCCTCGCGAGTCGTCGCGCACACCGTTGGATGGTGGATTCATCACTCATTGCAACCTTCTCGCATGGTCGAGCACTTCAGAAAATAAAGACGTGGGCCGATCCTGTCAACTCTCGGCTGACGAACTAGGGGCTTCCCTAGGGCGTGCGGATAGGAAATCGACTCCATGAGAGGATTTCGCTGGTTGTACCGCAGGTGGCCTCATGGTAGTATCCTACATCCTTCATTGGGGCCTGGTGAGGGATTCGTTGAAATAGTTCAGGCCTGATCTCGATGTTGCCTTGCCCGGGAATTTAATCGAAAGCCAGACCAAGCCGCTCGAATACGTCGCGTCTTCGGCCCGTCCTTTCCCTTGCGTTCCTTCGCACAGACAATGTCACTACCCACAGAGGAGGACCCAGATGGGTTCCAAAATTTATGTCGGCGGGTTGCCCTATGCGGCGACTGAACAGCAACTGAGCGATCTGTTCGCGGCGCATGGAACGGTTGAATCGGCCCGCGTGATCACGGACAAGTTCACCGGCCAGTCGAGAGGCTTCGGGTTTGTCGAAATGGCATCGTCCGAAGAAGCCCAAAAGGCGATCACCGCTCTCAATGGTTCGGACATGGGTGGCCGGACATTGACGGTCAATGAAGCGCGCCCGCAGGAACCGCGGACCGGCGGGGGACGAAGCGGCGGAGGCATGGGCTTCAACGGTCGCGGCGGATCCAAGCGCGATCGCTGGTAACCCTCTCCGCGGTTGAACGAGCAAGGGGCAGTCATCCTCAGGGTGACTGCCCCGGTTTTTTTGTGACGACCTCAGACGTGTACCGCAACCGTGGCCGCACTATTCGATACGTTTCAAGGTCAAGTCGTCGAAATAGGTCACCGCATCGGCTTTGGTCCAGAGCCCGATCCGTCCGGTTGCGAAGGTGTTGTCACAGACGCGAAACAGCAACGTCTCATCGTAGAGGGCCTTGATCTCGCAGCCTCGTTGTACGAT
It contains:
- the mobB gene encoding molybdopterin-guanine dinucleotide biosynthesis protein B, which translates into the protein MAVPILAFVGRSNSGKTTLIERVIPELVRAGYKVAAVKHAGHGFDLDTEGKDSWRHKQAGASSVVIISKSSLAMFADVSDHMNVEDVRERYLDGSYDLILAEGWRSEGYPKIVVVRDQIGEVPVSQDGLLAVVSNKPIEMSVPLLDPDDIVGVAALIMRHFPRPLRDDA
- a CDS encoding NapC/NirT family cytochrome c, whose translation is MRKVPAIVIGAVVAGAVAVGGVAVPLTNHPKFCANCHTIAPAYESWRQSSHKEVECVACHVRPGVVNWLHDKAWHGTRDVAIYLFGKPTEPHNLQAHVDSDVCLGCHRNILRLSEVAPRDLPLPVKDVGLIMSHRKHMEAFNTRGQGEGCTTCHAAVVHERPIKGYPIVIPRGHVAADSKPWKPEHPEGSVLHKRAMADCFRCHDNRTEYDGKVLSRKCETCHLPEKLTEFLSF
- a CDS encoding PAS domain-containing protein, encoding MSDESTIQRCARRLARLREAWQDNGVTGIRTLVRDRLWRHVARAWARFWLRFGGRSPFGRLATHLALLPSGNRTTSDHLQELAAMNPTGYIAPTATINHSDLELAPRIVIADHVRIHQAPRGGKIALGEGVYVDGHTILETGLGGSITVGASTSIGINCELSAYVGHIRIGAHVMMGSCCRMFPHNHGTASDHLIQQQPLSSKGNIVVEDDVWLGSGAILLSGVHVGKGAIVGAGSVVTKPVPPNAIAVGNPARIVKYRGMEPPRKTSPSVEFDAVMLRTPDGTIRFWNKGAERLYGWEATDTIGKRSHSLLKTLFPKPLPAIEQELKNTGRWEGELIHIRRDGSRMAVWSRWELRYDEQSSVPTILEINYPPHVA
- a CDS encoding ABC transporter permease, whose protein sequence is MAYHRIAALVVRHLYLYRRSLPRMMEIVYWPFLDLVIWGFITMYLARFQGQMPAVVTFLLGALILWDVLFRSQQGITISFLEEIWARNLMNLFASPLTPSEFLAATMVMSLFKVTAVSIVMSGCAWLFYGYNVFIVGLWLIPFVMNLVLTGWIIGVFTTSLIMRFGQEAEVLAWSMVFLFQPISCVFYPMEVLPAWLRLVAQVNPAAHVFEGMRALLATQAAPLASLGWASGLNLCYLGAVIFWFHYTFQVCKERGALVRVGE
- a CDS encoding RNA-binding protein translates to MGSKIYVGGLPYAATEQQLSDLFAAHGTVESARVITDKFTGQSRGFGFVEMASSEEAQKAITALNGSDMGGRTLTVNEARPQEPRTGGGRSGGGMGFNGRGGSKRDRW
- a CDS encoding ABC transporter ATP-binding protein: MTSSVVEVRNLTKRFGGFTAVDGISFDIRRGEILGLLGPNGAGKTTTFQMMLGLVTPTSGSIHMFGMDLRTHREAILQQVNFSSTYISLPYSLTVEENLAVVGRLYGLSDIPGRIDAMVKKLEMQEWRHVLTRKLSSGQMTRLTLAKAFLTEPKVLFLDEPTASLDPDIAHKIRALLLEERQASGLSILYTSHNMREMEAMSDRIIFLQRGKIVAEGTAQGIAARFGQADLEEVFLKLAREQ